One Xylanivirga thermophila DNA window includes the following coding sequences:
- the prmC gene encoding peptide chain release factor N(5)-glutamine methyltransferase: protein MPRLEAEMLLSYILGWERYELYINRHYVPSDEQNDRFFGLIKLRSTGKPIQYIMGYKEFMGLRFYVDKSVLIPRCDTEVLVEHIIKHSQSRKDRINILEIGTGSGCIAVSIAYYAKNAYITAVDISKDALKIARQNAQSCGVGDRINFIHSNIFEELNRDRYGGYFDVMVSNPPYIPTEDIKILEKQVSEYEPQLALDGGIDGLNFYRMLAKGARPFLKEGGLWAVEVGYNQSSKVREILKNNGSYDGISFLKDLSGIDRVVLALLEK from the coding sequence ATGCCTCGCTTGGAGGCGGAGATGTTACTTAGTTATATCCTAGGTTGGGAGCGTTATGAATTGTATATAAACAGACATTATGTACCATCTGATGAACAGAATGACAGATTTTTTGGCCTTATAAAACTCCGTTCTACAGGTAAACCTATTCAATATATAATGGGATATAAGGAATTTATGGGTCTAAGGTTTTATGTAGATAAGTCAGTACTTATTCCTAGATGTGATACAGAGGTACTCGTCGAACATATAATAAAACATTCACAATCAAGGAAAGATAGGATAAATATTTTGGAAATTGGCACAGGAAGCGGATGTATTGCAGTTAGCATAGCCTATTATGCTAAAAATGCATATATTACAGCTGTGGATATAAGCAAAGATGCCCTTAAAATAGCACGGCAAAACGCCCAAAGTTGTGGAGTAGGGGATAGAATAAATTTTATTCATAGCAATATCTTTGAAGAGCTGAACAGGGATAGGTACGGGGGATATTTTGATGTAATGGTATCCAATCCGCCATATATACCTACGGAAGATATAAAAATACTAGAAAAACAGGTAAGTGAATATGAGCCTCAATTGGCCCTTGATGGAGGAATAGATGGCCTAAATTTTTATCGTATGCTTGCAAAAGGAGCTCGTCCATTTCTTAAAGAGGGTGGTCTATGGGCTGTGGAAGTAGGGTATAACCAGAGTAGCAAGGTAAGGGAAATATTAAAAAATAATGGGTCCTATGATGGAATATCTTTTTTAAAGGACCTGTCCGGTATAGACAGGGTAGTTTTAGCGCTATTAGAGAAATAA